One Diospyros lotus cultivar Yz01 chromosome 1, ASM1463336v1, whole genome shotgun sequence genomic window carries:
- the LOC127796393 gene encoding F-box/kelch-repeat protein At5g26960: protein MSETCNSRHFSWLMKSCFPNPQHHHHHDPHIHRVPASATASQENHLHLHQQPPAISSLPDDLLLECLSRVPHSALPSAYLVCRRWARLLDSPAFIHLRRRHSRLRHTLFAVAVTPSELYTATLRLGYDASWKTASLAAENDVASLPEIFHGLSMQARLAAIGRKIYIIGRTSMIRLDTWTGTVAAKSATVFPRKKFAAAAVGGRVYVAGGAFRTSAVEEYDPSCDRWRVVSDAPRRRYGCIGTAVDGVFYVIGGLKIGSYGEDISRAAGAEAHVYASSMDLYDVEAGAWLRSQAVPGGGCLVAACASEGFVYVLASHAVELSFWRFDGRRKGGGAFGEWNRIKSPPVMAQVSALRFSCVAVGGKVVVIQVVGSMDELWRRGGGRRGVKGGLVMVYDGAAGEWSRAADLPEVMPRAACVSVEC from the coding sequence ATGTCAGAAACCTGCAACTCTCGCCACTTCTCATGGCTAATGAAATCCTGTTTCCCAAACCCacaacaccaccaccaccacgaTCCCCACATCCACCGCGTACCCGCCTCCGCCACCGCCTCGCAGGAAAACCATCTCCACCTCCACCAACAACCGCCGGCCATCTCGTCGCTGCCGGACGACCTCCTCCTCGAATGCCTCTCCAGAGTCCCTCACTCTGCACTCCCCTCCGCCTATCTGGTCTGCCGCCGCTGGGCTCGCCTCCTCGACTCCCCGGCCTTCATCCACCTCCGGCGCCGCCATTCTCGCCTCCGCCACACTCTCTTCGCCGTTGCGGTCACGCCCTCGGAGCTTTATACCGCTACTCTCCGACTCGGGTACGATGCATCTTGGAAGACAGCTTCTTTGGCCGCCGAGAACGACGTCGCTTCTTTGCCGGAGATATTTCACGGGCTGTCTATGCAAGCGCGTTTGGCGGCCATTGGGCGGAAAATCTACATTATCGGCCGGACGTCGATGATACGATTGGATACGTGGACCGGAACCGTGGCGGCGAAATCGGCGACGGTCTTCCCGAGGAAGAAGTTTGCGGCGGCGGCGGTTGGAGGCAGAGTATACGTGGCCGGGGGCGCCTTTCGGACGTCGGCGGTGGAGGAATACGATCCGAGCTGCGACAGGTGGCGCGTGGTATCCGATGCGCCCAGGCGGCGGTACGGATGCATAGGCACGGCGGTGGATGGCGTTTTCTACGTGATTGGAGGGCTGAAGATCGGGTCGTACGGCGAAGACATCTCACGCGCCGCCGGAGCGGAGGCGCATGTATACGCGAGCTCGATGGATTTGTACGACGTGGAGGCCGGCGCCTGGCTAAGAAGCCAGGCGGTTCCAGGCGGAGGCTGCCTGGTGGCGGCGTGCGCATCTGAGGGATTCGTCTACGTGCTGGCCAGCCACGCTGTGGAGCTCTCGTTCTGGAGATTCGACGGGAGGCGGAAGGGCGGCGGCGCGTTCGGTGAGTGGAACAGGATTAAGAGCCCGCCGGTGATGGCGCAAGTTAGCGCGTTGAGGTTTAGCTGCGTGGCGGTGGGGGGCAAGGTGGTGGTTATCCAAGTGGTGGGTTCCATGGACGAGCTGTGGAGGAGGGGCGGTGGCCGGAGAGGGGTGAAGGGGGGGCTGGTGATGGTGTACGACGGCGCCGCAGGGGAGTGGAGCAGGGCGGCGGACTTGCCGGAAGTGATGCCACGCGCGGCCTGCGTAAGTGTGGAATGCTAG